One Engystomops pustulosus chromosome 11, aEngPut4.maternal, whole genome shotgun sequence DNA window includes the following coding sequences:
- the LOC140105846 gene encoding homeobox protein vex1-like, producing MCWLITPHLGSGGFKYACETRRRSVAPFEEEVKDTSDLGMEKRSYSVEWLSESSHRNTTTTSTTTTTITYPTMDLLRCRLGQAFPYGKEHYGSSGMEKMSAGRDFNEKENHIDNKVALYQAPSALPDSNGVSVSRRAFQEVSAQRPSPVQEKCPLSDSDSMKSPGSMSEEDSSSRPRTKFTSEQLQELEKSFKEHRYIGSSEKKRLSKVLKLSETQIKTWFQNRRMKFKRQSQDARVEAFFSGLYLPYYNYSDFQPPSCSVRPDLSVPLTPPSPVHPYGTLPTSVIRPGLHAPPITAPSLGSFPHPSMLVHPMINEAISHRYTPY from the exons ATGTGTTGGCTCATTACACCCCACCTTGGGTCAGGGGGCTTTAAATATGCCTGTGAGACCAGGAGAAGATCAGTTGCACCTTTTGAGGAGGAAGTGAAGGACACCTCAGACTTGGGAATGGAGAAGAGATCTTATTCAGTGGAATGGCTTTCAGAGAGCAGCCataggaatactaccaccacatCTACTACAACCACCACTATTACGTATCCTACCATGGACTTACTAAGGTGCAGGTTGGGCCAAGCTTTTCCCTATGGGAAGGAACATTATGGATCTTCAGGAATGGAAAAAATGTCTGCAGGAAGGGACTTTAATGAGAAGGAAAATCACATTGACAACAAAGTTGCACTTTATCAAGCTCCGAGCGCTCTACCAGACTCCAACG GCGTTTCAGTATCTAGACGAGCATTTCAGGAAGTATCTGCCCAAAGACCAAGCCCTGTCCAAGAGAAGTGTCCTCTCTCTGACTCTGACAGTATGAAGAGCCCCGGTTCCATGTCTGAAGAGGATTCTTCATCCAGACCCCGTACCAAGTTCACTAGTGAGCAGCTACAGGAGCTGGAGAAGAGCTTCAAGGAGCACCGCTATATAGGGTCCAGTGAGAAGAAGCGGCTGTCCAAGGTGCTGAAGCTATCAGAAACCCAG ATTAAGACCTGGTTTCAGAATCGAAGGATGAAGTTTAAGCGTCAAAGTCAAGATGCAAGAGTTGAAGCTTTCTTCTCTGGGTTGTATCTTCCTTATTACAACTACTCAGATTTTCAGCCACCAAGTTGTTCCGTAAGACCGGATCTGTCAGTACCACTGACCCCTCCATCACCGGTCCATCCATATGGAACACTACCAACTTCTGTCATAAGGCCGGGACTCCACGCTCCACCCATCACAGCGCCAAGTCTTGGCTCCTTCCCGCACCCTTCCATGCTGGTGCACCCCATGATTAATGAGGCGATTAGCCACAGGTACACCCCATACTAA